The following are from one region of the Streptomyces rubrogriseus genome:
- a CDS encoding coiled-coil domain-containing protein, whose translation MYELSRVRLYSIGPAGARYADTVLDLRGVGRPVPDPAPTQAEFFEEEPVGPPRRPAPAGVLFLENGGGKSVLLKLIFSVMLPGHRNTLGGASSGVLRKFLLADDCGHVALEWQHVQTGECVVVGKVSEWRGRQVSGDPRKFAEAWYSFRPGPGLTLDNLPVAEATAVRAPVEGASGAQGRRRTMKGFRDALTEAGKAYPHLEVHWEEIHDRWIEHLGDLGLDPELFRYQREMNADEGEAAGLFAVKKDSDFTDLLLRAVTDTRDTDGLADLVGGFGNKLGRRAELIAERDFTAGSVDLLGRIVEAAEARTRARDIHTAAERRTRNLARRLTARGAQERVRASDLAQRVTAAAYAVTHAESARDRSALIAAELAYRHASLALTGAEKAAAAQKRELAEARTLHSAWQAAEAVLRHRAAADRVARVSAAIQEAERDAAPALAARAKAAVALVRTLHAAAGKAEHHANEEEARSAALQEVSDAAHRDSTTAATEAQRARSEAGHLRQRLTEVEQETAEAVRAGWLDDSAPDADPARAALAASDAEKTTVAAWDTARETAGRATEHAREAAAAESRAELTAARAADAATAAERAHEAERRTAEALAAEERLAELLGLTSAVGPGIPRPRGDADRDDRAAAPTAADGALTPEELDRFADELRELLDDTVSSAERQLFDLRTAAADDSRILGALGDGGLLPPGPDVLATVEFLGEHGIPALPGWRYLAQAVDPADHARVLAARPELVDGVIITDPDSHTRAREVLGDAALLPRSAVAVGTAAALLAPTPAPESGTGDVFLVPPNPAMHDEQAADEERHALRARAGERDEEIRALAARLGKDRELAARLASWRTGCPAGRLTELARTAEEARAFAEETEAELTEARALRAEADEQAAEAVHLRDERQEAAQKARRAADALAGLAFRLRERAGWQVRLRELADEGAESEARAQACLERARAADEDRRAAQRAADDARRTARALRAERSEIAGAPDDVPEEAPGDGTEAPKASLPDLREAYRAASQVYEKVGVGADLRAEQARAESDESAARADLDRLSNKVRTRAAQLLESPDGSDGPSRQAAAARAEELVQLLETRMSSASEQLGRLRGEAERHAPEDGDTHTDLPEELLPRDAEHAQSLLRTATAELTTRTEALARSREAHAELLDAHRAAEDAAGGFDEIAAMLRDLLRDHAPEEEQDEPEPYPGDLEDARRAAAEARRSLRGCAADLSAAEAAVREASDVLVRHANSTRYEQVRTPARQQIRELPAAALPEHAAKWADAFAPRLRVLTDELAQLERNRDSIVDRLRGLVESALATLRSAQRLSRLPEGLGEWSGQEFLRIRFEEPDQATLTERLGEVVDEATRAAVKKNSDLRRDGMSLLLRGVAAALQPKGVAVEILKPDAVLRAERVPVGQMGDVFSGGQLLTAAIALYCTMAALRSNDRGRDRHRHAGTLFLDNPIGRANATYLLELQRAVSDALGVQLLYTTGLFDTTALAEFPLVIRLRNDADLRAGLKYISVEEHLRPGLPQPTPAAEGEGEAVHSEITATRMFKRPTQSPA comes from the coding sequence ATGTACGAGCTGTCCCGGGTCCGCCTCTACTCCATCGGACCCGCCGGTGCGCGCTACGCCGACACCGTGCTTGACCTGCGCGGTGTGGGCCGGCCCGTGCCCGACCCCGCCCCCACGCAGGCGGAGTTCTTCGAGGAGGAGCCAGTCGGCCCGCCGCGCCGGCCCGCGCCGGCCGGCGTGCTCTTCCTGGAGAACGGCGGCGGCAAGTCCGTGCTCCTCAAACTCATCTTCTCGGTGATGCTGCCGGGCCACCGCAACACCCTGGGCGGCGCCAGCTCCGGCGTGCTGCGCAAGTTCCTGCTCGCCGACGACTGCGGCCACGTGGCGCTGGAGTGGCAGCACGTGCAGACCGGCGAGTGCGTCGTCGTCGGCAAGGTCAGCGAGTGGCGCGGGCGGCAGGTCTCGGGCGACCCGCGGAAGTTCGCCGAGGCCTGGTACTCCTTCCGGCCCGGCCCCGGGCTGACCCTGGACAACCTGCCGGTCGCCGAGGCCACCGCCGTCCGCGCGCCCGTCGAGGGCGCCTCCGGGGCGCAGGGCAGGCGGCGCACCATGAAGGGCTTCCGGGACGCGCTCACCGAGGCCGGCAAGGCCTACCCGCACCTGGAGGTGCACTGGGAGGAGATCCACGACCGCTGGATCGAGCACCTCGGCGACCTCGGACTCGACCCCGAACTCTTCCGCTACCAGCGCGAGATGAACGCGGACGAGGGCGAGGCCGCCGGCCTCTTCGCGGTCAAGAAGGACTCCGACTTCACCGACCTGCTGCTGCGGGCCGTCACCGACACCCGCGACACCGACGGCCTCGCCGACCTGGTCGGCGGCTTCGGCAACAAGCTGGGCCGACGCGCCGAGCTGATCGCCGAACGGGACTTCACCGCCGGATCCGTCGACCTCCTGGGCCGGATCGTCGAGGCCGCCGAGGCGCGCACCCGCGCGCGTGACATCCACACCGCCGCCGAACGCCGCACCAGGAACCTGGCCCGGCGCCTCACCGCGCGCGGCGCCCAGGAGCGGGTGCGGGCCTCGGACCTCGCCCAGCGGGTCACGGCCGCCGCGTACGCCGTCACACACGCCGAGTCCGCCCGGGACCGCAGCGCCCTCATCGCCGCCGAACTCGCCTACCGGCACGCCTCGCTGGCCCTGACCGGCGCCGAGAAGGCCGCCGCCGCGCAGAAGCGCGAACTGGCCGAGGCCCGCACCCTGCACTCCGCCTGGCAGGCCGCCGAGGCCGTGTTGCGCCACCGCGCCGCCGCCGACCGGGTCGCCCGCGTGTCCGCGGCCATCCAGGAGGCCGAGCGGGACGCCGCCCCGGCGCTCGCCGCACGCGCCAAGGCCGCCGTCGCACTCGTCCGCACCCTGCACGCGGCGGCCGGAAAGGCCGAGCACCACGCCAACGAGGAGGAGGCGAGGTCCGCCGCCCTCCAGGAGGTCAGCGACGCCGCCCACCGGGACTCCACCACCGCCGCCACCGAGGCGCAGCGCGCCCGCAGCGAGGCCGGTCACCTGCGCCAGCGCCTCACCGAGGTCGAGCAGGAGACCGCCGAGGCCGTCCGCGCGGGCTGGCTGGACGACAGCGCGCCCGACGCCGACCCCGCCCGCGCCGCCCTCGCGGCCAGCGACGCGGAGAAGACGACCGTCGCCGCCTGGGACACCGCCCGCGAGACGGCCGGCCGGGCCACCGAGCACGCGCGCGAGGCCGCCGCCGCGGAGAGCCGCGCCGAACTGACCGCGGCCCGCGCGGCGGACGCCGCCACCGCGGCCGAGCGCGCCCACGAGGCCGAGCGGCGCACCGCCGAGGCGCTGGCGGCCGAGGAGCGGCTCGCCGAGCTGCTCGGCCTGACCTCCGCGGTCGGCCCCGGCATCCCGCGGCCCCGCGGGGACGCGGACCGCGACGACCGGGCCGCCGCCCCCACCGCGGCGGACGGCGCCCTGACCCCCGAGGAACTCGACCGCTTCGCCGACGAGCTTCGCGAACTGCTCGACGACACCGTCTCCTCCGCCGAACGCCAGCTGTTCGACCTGCGCACCGCCGCGGCCGACGACTCCCGCATCCTCGGCGCGCTCGGCGACGGCGGACTGCTGCCCCCGGGACCGGACGTGCTGGCCACCGTCGAGTTCCTCGGCGAGCACGGCATCCCCGCCCTGCCCGGCTGGCGCTACCTCGCCCAGGCCGTCGACCCCGCCGACCACGCGCGCGTGCTGGCCGCCCGTCCCGAGCTGGTCGACGGCGTGATCATCACCGACCCGGACTCGCACACGCGGGCCCGCGAGGTCCTCGGCGACGCGGCCCTGCTGCCGCGCTCCGCCGTCGCCGTGGGCACCGCCGCCGCCCTCCTCGCCCCCACCCCGGCCCCCGAGTCAGGCACCGGCGACGTCTTCCTCGTACCGCCGAACCCGGCCATGCACGACGAGCAGGCCGCCGACGAGGAGCGGCACGCGCTGCGCGCGCGGGCGGGCGAGCGGGACGAGGAGATCCGCGCCCTCGCCGCCCGGCTCGGCAAGGACCGTGAGCTGGCGGCCCGGCTCGCCTCCTGGCGCACCGGCTGTCCCGCCGGACGCCTCACCGAGCTGGCCCGGACCGCCGAGGAGGCCCGCGCCTTCGCCGAGGAGACCGAGGCCGAGCTGACCGAGGCCCGCGCCCTGCGCGCCGAGGCCGACGAGCAGGCCGCCGAGGCCGTCCACCTGCGGGACGAGCGGCAGGAGGCCGCGCAGAAGGCCCGCCGCGCCGCCGACGCCCTCGCCGGACTCGCCTTCCGGCTGCGCGAACGCGCCGGCTGGCAGGTCAGACTCCGTGAACTGGCCGACGAGGGCGCCGAGTCCGAGGCCCGTGCCCAGGCCTGTCTGGAGCGGGCCCGCGCCGCCGACGAGGACCGGCGCGCCGCCCAGCGCGCCGCCGACGACGCCCGCCGCACCGCCCGCGCGCTGCGCGCCGAGCGCTCCGAGATCGCCGGCGCCCCCGACGACGTACCCGAAGAGGCACCCGGGGACGGCACCGAGGCGCCGAAGGCGTCCCTGCCCGACCTCCGCGAGGCCTACCGCGCCGCCTCCCAGGTGTACGAGAAGGTCGGCGTCGGCGCCGACCTGCGCGCCGAACAGGCCCGCGCGGAGAGCGACGAGAGCGCCGCCCGTGCCGATCTCGACCGGCTGAGCAACAAGGTGCGCACCCGCGCCGCACAGCTCCTGGAGTCGCCCGACGGCTCCGACGGACCCTCCCGGCAGGCCGCCGCCGCCCGCGCCGAGGAACTGGTGCAGCTCCTGGAGACCCGCATGTCCAGCGCGAGCGAACAGCTCGGCCGGCTGCGCGGCGAGGCCGAACGGCACGCCCCCGAGGACGGCGACACCCACACCGACCTCCCCGAGGAGCTTCTGCCGCGCGACGCCGAGCACGCCCAGTCCCTGCTGCGCACGGCGACCGCCGAACTCACCACCCGTACCGAGGCCCTGGCCCGGTCCCGCGAGGCCCACGCCGAACTGCTCGACGCGCACCGCGCCGCCGAGGACGCGGCCGGCGGCTTCGACGAGATCGCCGCCATGCTCCGCGACCTGCTGCGCGACCACGCGCCCGAGGAGGAGCAGGACGAGCCCGAGCCCTATCCCGGCGACCTGGAGGACGCCCGCAGGGCCGCCGCCGAGGCCCGCCGTTCGCTGCGCGGCTGCGCCGCCGACCTGTCCGCCGCCGAGGCCGCCGTGCGCGAGGCGAGCGACGTCCTCGTCCGGCACGCCAACTCCACCCGCTACGAGCAGGTCCGCACCCCCGCCCGCCAGCAGATCCGCGAACTGCCCGCCGCCGCGCTGCCCGAGCACGCCGCCAAGTGGGCGGACGCCTTCGCGCCCCGGCTCCGCGTCCTCACCGACGAGCTGGCCCAGCTGGAGCGCAACCGCGACTCGATCGTGGACCGGCTGCGCGGCCTGGTCGAGTCCGCGCTGGCCACCCTCCGCTCCGCCCAGCGGCTGTCCCGGCTGCCGGAGGGCCTCGGCGAGTGGTCCGGGCAGGAGTTCCTGCGCATCCGCTTCGAGGAACCCGACCAGGCCACCCTCACCGAGCGGCTCGGCGAGGTGGTCGACGAGGCCACCCGCGCGGCCGTGAAGAAGAACTCCGACCTGCGCCGCGACGGCATGTCCCTGCTGCTGCGCGGCGTCGCCGCCGCCCTGCAGCCCAAGGGCGTCGCCGTCGAGATCCTCAAGCCCGACGCCGTACTGCGCGCCGAACGCGTCCCCGTCGGTCAGATGGGCGACGTCTTCTCCGGCGGCCAGCTGCTCACCGCGGCCATCGCCCTCTACTGCACGATGGCCGCGCTGCGCAGCAACGACCGGGGCCGCGACCGGCACCGCCACGCCGGCACCCTGTTCCTCGACAACCCCATCGGCCGCGCCAACGCCACCTACCTGCTGGAGCTCCAGCGGGCCGTCTCCGACGCGCTCGGCGTCCAGCTCCTGTACACCACCGGCCTGTTCGACACGACCGCCCTGGCCGAGTTCCCGCTGGTCATTCGGCTGCGCAACGACGCCGACCTCCGGGCGGGCCTGAAGTACATCAGCGTGGAGGAGCACCTCAGGCCCGGCCTGCCCCAGCCGACGCCCGCCGCCGAAGGGGAGGGCGAGGCGGTGCACAGCGAGATCACCGCGACCCGCATGTTCAAGCGTCCGACCCAGTCACCGGCCTAG
- a CDS encoding nitrate- and nitrite sensing domain-containing protein, producing MRFRGKSIRRKIVALLLVPLVSLTAIWAFATVLTGREAARLFSVSAVVEEIGYPVEDTVRVLQQERRQTLVHLADPRASDGQAALERSRTATDEAVAEIRRNATDVGIRDDLGRAGNERLTAVLDAFDGLGSLRRSVEDGTVNRAQALVLYNRLVDPCHDLLANLNVVDDVGLDKQYRALVNVSRARELLSREDALLGSALVTGRLSRTEVRDVSDLVAQRTVMYDINLPLLPATERGRYQRFWKNAASAPLRVAEQAAVSSDTGTPSGVTAKSWDTAAGSVLKELGELDDNAADRYQDRVDPVATSTIAKAVVAGALGLIALLYSLFLSVRVGRSLIRDLKQLRLEAHEASGVRLPSVMRRLSAGEEVDVETEVPRLEYDRNEMGEVGQALNTLQRAAVEAAVKQAELRAGVSEVFVNLARRSQVLLHKQLTLLDTMERRTEDTEELADLFRLDHLTTRMRRHAEGLVILSGAAPSRQWRKPVQLMDVVRAAVAEVEDYERIEVRRLPRVAVTGPAVADLTHLVAELLENATVFSPPHTAVQVLGERVANGFTLEIHDRGLGMAADALLDANLRLAETPEFELSDTDRLGLFVVSRLAQRQNVRVSLQPSPYGGTTAVVFVPDALLTDDAPDTNGVGFRLDRPQHVKDKGREEGRRSALAHVPARLPDRPAALLDGPVELEAPVDLDALDALPGALDDQDSERGGLFRPRRSLAAADDDQAARRTGPRRPGSRDGDEATAEDATEANAPVALPRRRTPKLVSSHGRPVTERGARNSSDEPPAAGPERTEPRPRPAPERTSCPRCPPADAETAPPTARPTEPPGAPRAAPPRAPRAPPPGAPGPRHRARWRRACRARGRSAPEPRGGGAAPTRPAGQPGPAAQAEPRTGRRRPLRPHRP from the coding sequence ATGCGCTTTCGCGGGAAGTCGATCCGCCGGAAGATCGTGGCGCTGCTCCTCGTGCCGCTGGTGTCCCTGACCGCGATCTGGGCCTTCGCCACGGTCCTGACGGGCAGGGAGGCGGCACGGCTGTTCAGCGTCTCCGCCGTCGTCGAGGAGATCGGCTACCCGGTCGAGGACACCGTCCGGGTCCTCCAGCAGGAACGCCGCCAGACCCTCGTCCACCTCGCCGACCCCCGCGCCTCCGACGGGCAGGCCGCACTGGAGCGCAGCCGCACCGCCACCGACGAGGCCGTCGCGGAGATCCGCCGCAACGCCACCGACGTCGGTATACGGGACGACCTCGGCCGGGCCGGGAACGAACGGCTCACCGCGGTACTGGACGCCTTCGACGGCCTCGGCTCCCTGCGCCGCAGCGTCGAGGACGGCACCGTGAACCGCGCCCAGGCCCTCGTCCTCTACAACCGCCTGGTCGACCCCTGCCACGACCTGCTGGCCAACCTCAACGTCGTCGACGACGTGGGCCTCGACAAGCAGTACCGCGCGCTCGTCAACGTCTCCCGCGCCCGCGAACTGCTCTCCCGCGAGGACGCCCTCCTCGGCTCCGCCCTGGTCACCGGGCGGCTCAGCCGCACGGAGGTGCGGGACGTCTCCGACCTCGTCGCACAGCGCACCGTGATGTACGACATCAACCTGCCGCTGCTGCCCGCCACCGAACGCGGCCGCTACCAGCGCTTCTGGAAGAACGCCGCCTCCGCCCCCCTCCGGGTCGCCGAGCAGGCCGCCGTCTCCTCCGACACCGGCACGCCGAGCGGAGTCACCGCCAAGAGCTGGGACACCGCCGCCGGGAGCGTCCTCAAGGAACTGGGCGAACTCGACGACAACGCCGCCGACCGCTACCAGGACCGTGTCGACCCGGTCGCCACCAGCACCATCGCCAAGGCCGTCGTCGCCGGAGCGCTCGGCCTGATCGCCCTGCTGTACTCCCTCTTCCTGTCCGTCCGCGTCGGCCGCTCCCTAATCCGCGACCTCAAGCAGCTGCGTCTGGAGGCCCACGAGGCCTCCGGCGTCCGCCTGCCCAGCGTGATGCGCCGCCTGTCGGCGGGTGAGGAGGTCGACGTCGAGACCGAGGTACCGCGCCTCGAGTACGACCGGAACGAGATGGGCGAGGTCGGCCAGGCCCTCAACACCCTCCAGCGCGCCGCCGTGGAAGCCGCCGTCAAACAGGCCGAGCTGCGCGCGGGCGTCTCCGAGGTCTTCGTCAACCTCGCGCGCCGCAGCCAGGTGCTGCTGCACAAGCAGCTCACCCTGCTCGACACCATGGAACGCAGGACCGAGGACACCGAGGAACTCGCCGACCTGTTCCGCCTCGACCACCTGACCACCCGCATGCGCCGGCACGCCGAGGGCCTGGTCATCCTCTCCGGCGCCGCGCCCTCCCGGCAGTGGCGCAAGCCCGTCCAGCTGATGGACGTGGTGCGGGCCGCCGTCGCCGAGGTCGAGGACTACGAGCGCATCGAGGTCCGCAGGCTGCCCCGCGTCGCCGTGACCGGACCGGCGGTCGCCGACCTCACCCATCTGGTGGCCGAACTCCTGGAGAACGCCACGGTGTTCTCGCCCCCGCACACCGCGGTGCAGGTACTGGGCGAACGGGTCGCCAACGGCTTCACCCTGGAGATCCACGACCGCGGCCTCGGCATGGCCGCCGACGCCCTCCTCGACGCCAATCTCCGGCTGGCCGAGACACCCGAGTTCGAGCTGTCCGACACCGACCGGCTCGGCCTGTTCGTGGTCAGCCGGCTCGCCCAGCGGCAGAACGTCCGGGTCTCCCTCCAACCGTCGCCCTACGGCGGCACCACCGCGGTCGTCTTCGTCCCCGATGCGCTGCTGACCGACGACGCCCCGGACACCAACGGCGTCGGCTTCCGCCTCGACCGTCCTCAGCACGTCAAGGACAAGGGGCGGGAGGAGGGCCGCCGTTCCGCCCTCGCCCACGTGCCCGCACGGCTCCCCGACCGACCGGCCGCGCTCCTGGACGGCCCCGTCGAACTGGAGGCGCCCGTAGACCTGGACGCCCTCGACGCCCTCCCCGGCGCGCTCGACGACCAGGACAGCGAACGCGGCGGCCTGTTCCGCCCGCGCCGCTCCCTGGCCGCGGCCGACGACGACCAGGCGGCCCGCCGCACCGGACCACGACGCCCCGGGTCCCGGGACGGTGACGAGGCGACGGCCGAGGACGCGACGGAGGCGAACGCGCCGGTGGCGCTGCCCCGTCGCCGCACTCCCAAGCTGGTCAGCTCGCACGGACGCCCCGTCACCGAACGCGGCGCCCGGAACAGCTCCGACGAGCCGCCCGCGGCCGGCCCGGAGCGGACGGAGCCCCGGCCGCGTCCCGCACCCGAGCGGACGAGCTGCCCGCGCTGCCCGCCCGCCGACGCGGAGACCGCCCCACCGACCGCACGACCGACCGAACCGCCGGGCGCACCGAGGGCCGCACCGCCGCGCGCACCGAGAGCCCCACCACCGGGCGCACCGGGGCCCCGCCACCGAGCGAGATGGCGGCGAGCCTGCCGCGCGCGAGGACGGTCCGCCCCCGAACCCCGAGGCGGGGGCGCTGCCCCGACGCGTCCGGCAGGCCAGCCTGGCCCCGCAGCTCAGGCAGAGCCCCGAACCGGCCGCCGCAGACCGCTCCGACCCCACCGACCGTGA
- a CDS encoding roadblock/LC7 domain-containing protein — protein sequence MTAPKATGHTATKSGELNWLLDDLVDRVASIRKAVVLSGDGLATGVSKDLTREDSEHLAAVASGFHSLAKGVGRHFEAGSVRQTVVELDEAFLFVTAAGDGSCLAVLSDADSDVGQVAYEMTLLVKRVGVHLGTAPRTDPPSGG from the coding sequence ATGACCGCACCGAAGGCGACCGGCCACACCGCGACCAAGTCCGGCGAGCTGAACTGGCTCCTCGACGACCTGGTGGACCGTGTCGCGAGCATCCGCAAGGCCGTCGTCCTGTCCGGCGACGGCCTGGCCACGGGCGTGTCCAAGGACCTGACCCGGGAGGACAGCGAGCATCTGGCCGCCGTGGCGTCCGGCTTCCACAGCCTCGCCAAGGGCGTGGGCCGGCACTTCGAGGCGGGCAGCGTCCGGCAGACCGTCGTCGAACTCGACGAAGCCTTCCTCTTCGTCACCGCCGCCGGCGACGGCAGCTGCCTGGCCGTCCTGTCCGACGCCGACTCGGACGTCGGACAGGTCGCCTACGAGATGACCCTGCTCGTCAAGCGGGTCGGCGTGCACCTGGGCACCGCGCCGCGCACCGATCCGCCCTCGGGCGGGTAA
- a CDS encoding DUF742 domain-containing protein: MSADGQGRNHWFDDEAGPVVRPYAMTRGRTSSAAQHRLDLIAVVVTEPHADDPEADVTLSPEHVDIVGLCRDAPQSVAELAAGLDLPIGVVRVLVGDLVDIELVHVNRPVPPAELPDENILRDVINGLRAL, encoded by the coding sequence ATGAGCGCAGACGGTCAGGGAAGAAACCACTGGTTCGACGACGAGGCCGGCCCCGTCGTCCGTCCGTACGCCATGACGCGCGGCCGCACCAGCAGTGCGGCCCAGCACCGCCTCGACCTGATCGCGGTGGTCGTCACGGAACCGCACGCGGACGATCCGGAGGCGGACGTCACCCTCTCCCCGGAGCACGTGGACATCGTCGGCCTGTGCCGCGACGCCCCGCAGTCGGTCGCCGAACTCGCCGCCGGACTCGACCTCCCCATCGGAGTCGTGCGGGTCCTGGTGGGCGACCTCGTGGACATCGAACTCGTCCACGTCAACCGGCCCGTGCCCCCGGCCGAACTGCCGGACGAGAACATTCTGCGCGACGTGATCAACGGGTTGAGGGCACTGTGA
- a CDS encoding GTP-binding protein, whose product MIFGRSQRGKPPVEPVTLKILVAGGFGVGKTTLVGAVSEIRPLRTEELLTEAGRPVDDVSGVEGKHTTTVAMDFGRITLREDLVLYLFGTPGQERFWFMWDELSEGALGAVVLADTRRLEDCFAAIDYFERRSIPFVVGVNCFEGSARYPGETVRQALDLDEDVPLVMCDARDRESVKEVLIGVVQHAMAQAADRRRAVPT is encoded by the coding sequence ATGATCTTCGGGCGTTCCCAGCGCGGCAAGCCGCCGGTCGAGCCCGTCACGCTCAAGATCCTGGTGGCCGGCGGGTTCGGCGTGGGCAAGACCACCCTCGTCGGCGCGGTCAGCGAGATCAGGCCGCTGCGCACCGAGGAGCTGCTCACCGAGGCCGGGCGGCCCGTCGACGACGTCAGCGGGGTGGAGGGCAAGCACACCACCACGGTGGCCATGGACTTCGGGCGGATCACCCTGCGCGAGGACCTGGTGCTGTATCTCTTCGGCACCCCGGGCCAGGAGCGGTTCTGGTTCATGTGGGACGAGCTGTCCGAGGGCGCGCTGGGCGCCGTCGTGCTGGCCGACACCCGGCGCCTGGAGGACTGTTTCGCCGCCATCGACTACTTCGAGCGGCGCTCCATTCCGTTCGTGGTCGGCGTCAACTGCTTCGAGGGGTCGGCGCGCTACCCGGGCGAGACCGTCCGCCAGGCCCTGGACCTCGACGAGGACGTGCCCCTGGTGATGTGCGACGCCCGGGACCGGGAGTCGGTCAAGGAGGTCCTCATCGGCGTCGTCCAGCACGCGATGGCCCAGGCGGCGGACCGCCGCCGGGCCGTCCCGACCTGA
- a CDS encoding M15 family metallopeptidase has protein sequence MTRLSAALRGLATAFAALLAVSAVPAASATAQTRHEPRAPEDFVALRGVDPTIIEEMRYVTAHNFVGERVDGYRQPLCILTRPAAEALHLAQTRLLRQGYSLKVYDCYRPQRAVDHFVRWAEDLDDQDMKAEFYPDVDKTRLFADGYIAEKSGHSRGSTVDLTLVRLPARPTRPYHPGQPLVPCFAPKDERFPDNSVDMGTGYDCFDTRSHTLDPRIEGVQRANRLLLKDTLEAVGLVNLPEEWWHFTYKPEPHPDTYFDFPVSAKSLCGRR, from the coding sequence ATGACACGACTCTCCGCCGCCCTCCGCGGTCTGGCCACCGCCTTCGCCGCCCTGCTCGCCGTCAGCGCCGTCCCCGCCGCGTCCGCCACCGCGCAGACACGGCACGAGCCGAGGGCTCCAGAGGACTTCGTGGCCCTGCGCGGCGTCGACCCGACGATCATCGAGGAGATGCGCTACGTCACCGCGCACAACTTCGTCGGGGAGCGCGTCGACGGCTACCGGCAGCCCCTGTGCATCCTCACCCGCCCGGCGGCCGAAGCCCTCCACCTCGCCCAGACCCGGCTGCTGCGGCAGGGCTACTCCCTCAAGGTGTACGACTGCTACCGGCCCCAGCGCGCCGTCGACCACTTCGTGCGCTGGGCCGAAGACCTGGACGACCAGGACATGAAGGCCGAGTTCTACCCGGACGTCGACAAGACCCGCCTCTTCGCCGACGGCTACATCGCCGAGAAGTCCGGCCACAGCCGCGGCTCCACCGTGGACCTCACCCTCGTACGGCTCCCGGCCAGGCCCACCCGCCCGTACCACCCCGGGCAGCCCCTGGTGCCCTGTTTCGCCCCGAAGGACGAGCGCTTCCCCGACAACTCCGTCGACATGGGCACCGGATACGACTGCTTCGACACCCGCTCGCACACCCTCGACCCCCGCATCGAGGGCGTCCAGCGCGCCAACCGGCTGCTGCTCAAGGACACCCTGGAGGCGGTCGGTCTGGTGAACCTCCCCGAGGAATGGTGGCATTTCACCTACAAGCCCGAGCCCCACCCGGACACCTACTTCGACTTCCCGGTCTCCGCGAAGTCGCTCTGCGGCCGCCGCTGA
- a CDS encoding NUDIX domain-containing protein: MSENETSVPNSALGSHCSSCGSPYGEGVSGWPRTCPGCGTVAYRNPLPVAVALQPVYDTQGTALVVITRTVTPARGGVALPGGYVDDREDWRQAVVRELKEETGIDAASRDVRLADAMSSPDGHLLLFGLLPERPAEGLPPSAATDETEGWHLLRRSEELAFPLHTRAVRAFFEGRYI, from the coding sequence GTGTCCGAAAATGAAACCTCCGTTCCCAACTCCGCGCTCGGCTCCCACTGTTCGAGCTGCGGATCGCCCTACGGAGAGGGCGTCTCCGGCTGGCCCCGCACCTGTCCCGGGTGCGGCACCGTGGCCTACCGCAACCCGCTGCCGGTCGCGGTGGCCCTCCAGCCCGTGTACGACACGCAGGGCACCGCCCTGGTCGTCATCACCCGCACCGTGACCCCCGCGCGCGGGGGCGTCGCACTGCCCGGCGGCTACGTCGACGACCGGGAGGACTGGCGGCAGGCCGTCGTCCGCGAGCTCAAGGAGGAGACCGGCATCGACGCGGCGAGCCGCGACGTACGGCTCGCCGACGCCATGAGCTCGCCCGACGGCCACCTGCTGCTCTTCGGGCTGCTGCCCGAGCGGCCGGCCGAGGGCCTGCCGCCCTCCGCCGCCACGGACGAGACCGAGGGATGGCACCTCCTGCGCAGGTCGGAAGAGCTCGCCTTCCCGCTCCACACCAGGGCCGTACGCGCCTTCTTCGAGGGCCGCTACATCTGA